The proteins below come from a single Anguilla rostrata isolate EN2019 chromosome 3, ASM1855537v3, whole genome shotgun sequence genomic window:
- the polr2g gene encoding DNA-directed RNA polymerase II subunit RPB7 codes for MFYHISLEHEILLHPRYFGPNLLNTVKQKLFTEVEGTCTGKYGFVIAVTTIDNIGAGVIQPGRGFVLYPVKYKAIVFRPFKGEVVDAVVTQVNKVGLFTEIGPMSCFISRHSIPSEMEFDPNSNPPCYKTLDEDIVIQQDDEIRLKIVGTRVDKNDIFAIGSLMDDYLGLVS; via the exons CTTGCTCCACCCACGCTATTTTGGCCCCAACCTGCTGAACACCGTTAAACAGAAGCTTTTCACAGAGGTGGAGGGAACGTGCACAGGAAA GTATGGCTTTGTCATTGCCGTGACAACCATTGACAACATAGGGGCAGGGGTCATCCAGCCAGGCAGGGGGTTCGTCCTTTATCCTGTCAAGTACAAGGCCATCGTCTTCCGCCCATTCAAAGGGGAAGTTGTGGATGCTGTGGTCACTCAAGTTAACAAG GTTGGACTCTTCACAGAAATTGGTCCTATGTCTTGTTTCATTTCCCGCCAT TCCATTCCATCAGAAATGGAGTTTGACCCAAACTCCAATCCTCCTTGCTATAAGACGCTTGATGAG GACATTGTAATCCAGCAGGATGATGAAATCCGCTTGAAGATCGTGGGAACCCGAGTAGACAAGAATGACATT tttGCTATTGGGTCTCTTATGGATGATTATCTGG GTCTGgtcagctga